The Paraflavitalea devenefica genome contains a region encoding:
- a CDS encoding RagB/SusD family nutrient uptake outer membrane protein — MKRSYILLLLAGTLSLSACSKFLEEDPNNAIPAEKAITDAGTARAAITGVYDGLQGYYAANYPTLGTITADNVVFNGTLSQYLQLDQNAIPTDNVTTVAAYQGIYKTINSANSVITYVPGITDPLLTQAEKEKILGEAYFARALGYFDLARGWGGVQLQLKPTTNINDAKGIKRSTLDQTYDQVLADLTEAEKLLPEDATTRNRAQKSTARALRARLHLYRKQWAEAEQYASLVISNTAKYELVPYKSFFTAPFLSRESVFELTFSANDRNTYWNLWYPSSSGGQYTLKPSNALVAKLNNPAVGGTRNSLIAGTGSNVYGVLYNTSATSTDPAYLIRLAELYLIRAEARAQQNKLTGAEGAIADLDAVRARAGVPASTAVTKEEILLAIEEENSVEFAFEAHRWFDLIRTERAGVVLGLTNKNYWLFPLPYSDVLSDPDLEGKNNPGY, encoded by the coding sequence ATGAAACGTTCCTATATACTTTTATTGTTGGCAGGTACTTTGTCTCTATCCGCCTGCTCAAAATTCCTCGAAGAGGATCCCAACAATGCGATTCCGGCTGAAAAGGCTATTACCGATGCCGGTACGGCCAGGGCTGCCATTACAGGGGTGTATGATGGCTTGCAGGGATACTATGCGGCCAACTATCCAACCCTGGGCACTATCACGGCAGATAATGTGGTGTTTAACGGTACGCTGAGCCAATACCTGCAACTGGACCAGAATGCCATCCCTACCGACAATGTAACTACGGTAGCTGCCTACCAGGGTATTTACAAAACGATCAACTCGGCTAATAGCGTGATTACGTATGTGCCAGGCATTACTGATCCTTTACTTACGCAGGCAGAAAAAGAGAAGATACTGGGAGAAGCCTATTTTGCCCGTGCATTGGGTTACTTTGACCTGGCCAGGGGCTGGGGTGGTGTGCAACTGCAACTAAAACCTACCACTAACATCAATGATGCAAAAGGGATAAAGCGCAGTACACTGGATCAAACCTATGACCAGGTACTGGCCGACCTGACAGAAGCCGAGAAGCTATTACCCGAAGATGCCACCACCCGTAACCGGGCGCAGAAAAGCACCGCGCGTGCTTTGCGGGCCAGGCTGCACCTGTACAGGAAGCAGTGGGCGGAAGCGGAACAATATGCTTCGCTGGTCATCAGTAACACAGCAAAATATGAACTGGTTCCTTATAAGTCATTTTTTACAGCGCCTTTCCTGAGCAGGGAATCTGTTTTTGAGTTAACTTTCTCTGCCAATGACCGCAATACATACTGGAACCTGTGGTACCCAAGTTCCTCCGGAGGACAATACACGCTGAAGCCTTCCAATGCATTGGTGGCAAAACTCAATAATCCCGCTGTCGGCGGCACAAGGAATAGTCTTATTGCCGGTACCGGCAGTAATGTGTATGGTGTATTGTACAATACCAGTGCTACCAGTACCGATCCCGCTTACCTCATACGATTGGCAGAGTTATACCTGATCCGTGCCGAAGCCCGGGCGCAACAAAATAAGCTCACCGGAGCAGAGGGCGCTATTGCCGACCTGGATGCGGTGAGGGCCAGGGCTGGTGTACCAGCCTCCACCGCCGTTACCAAAGAAGAAATATTACTGGCTATTGAGGAAGAAAACAGTGTGGAGTTTGCTTTTGAGGCCCACCGTTGGTTCGACCTCATACGCACAGAAAGGGCCGGTGTGGTATTGGGGCTCACCAATAAGAATTACTGGCTGTTCCCCTTACCTTATTCAGATGTATTGTCTGATCCTGACCTCGAAGGCAAAAACAATCCGGGATACTAA